The genomic window AAAAACCTCACGAGTACCTTTTTCTGCTATTTTATTTTCTCCAAGAGTAAAGCATACTTTAATTTTTTCGGCTTTTTTGGCGCGGTTAGTCTCCGATTCTTTTCCGCTTGATTTGTAGGTAACCGCAGTACCCACTGCACTAATAGCTGAAAGGATAGAGGCATTTTCCACCCGTTGCACCAAATTTGTTTTCTCTTTATTTAATTCTTCGAATTTGGTTTGCTGTAGGCTTATTTTGGCATAAGCTTGAACATTTTCAGTCTTCAAATTCTGATTTAAAGTATTCAATGAATCAATTGTAACAACGTAATTATGCATGATTTTGCGAAGAGTTTCTGTTTCCTTTTTATACTTATGCATCATGGCAGTATTGCCCTTGTTTTTTTCCACCTCTTTAAGCAATTCCTCGATTTTTTCGCGTTGCATATCCATTTCACCTTGCAAAGTCTGATTGTTTGATTGTAAATTATCGTATTCACTAAGCATATTTTCCAATTCTACAGTTAGTGCATCTTTTTCTTCAGTTACTTCGAGCTTTTCTGTTACCTCAACCTTTACTGCTTTATTTAACTCAATATATTGCCAAACCAAAACCCCACAAAACACTGTAAGCAGGGCAATAATCAGAATTAAGACCTTATTGACATTGGATTTTTTTTGTTCTTGCTGTTTGGTTTCCATAATAGAAAAATGTAATTTAATATAAAGGTAAATATTTTATTTTTTAAACGAAATGGATAAGAAATTCACTGTGTAGTCTTCTTTAATGAACTTAAGTTCTAACTTTTTATTATCTATGTTAAGAGATTTTATTTCCTTAATTTATCCTGATTGCTGCCTGAGTTGTGGCCAAACTTTATTAAAACAGGAGCACCATATATGTACTGTTTGTAGATATAAGCTTCCAAAAACCGGTTTTCATTTTGAAAAAGAAAACATTTTAAGCCAGGTTTTTTGGGGGCGAATTGATTTACATAGTGTAGCTGCTTATTATTATTTTCAAAAAGGCGGAGGAGTACAACATTTGCTTCATGCCATTAAATATTTAGGGGCTACTCAGGCAGCAAAGGAAGTAGGTAAAATGTATGGAGCAGAGTTAAAAGCTTCTCCTTATTTTAAATCTGTTAATATAGTTATCCCAATACCACTTCATCCCACAAAAAAAAAGAAAAGGGGATTCAATCAAAGCGATTTTATTGCAGAGGGAATAGCTGAGGGTTTAAACAGCAACTGGAGCCCGGATATTTTAACACGGGATATAGCAGGAGAAAGTCAAACAAAAAAATCCAGGTTTAACCGTTGGAAAAATGTAGAGGCAGCATTTAATTTAAAGGACATAAATGCAATAGCAGGCAAACATGTTTTAATTGTAGATGATGTAATAACAACAGGAGCAACTATTGAATCAAGTGCCAAATGCATGGCTTGTTTTCCGGATACAAAAATAAGTGTTGCAGCAATAGCTTATGCTCAAAACTGAGTTTTTGCTTTCAATAATGCCTCAGCAAGCAAAAGATCAAAGGATGTTGTTATTTTAATGTTTTCTATATTCCCCGGGCTAAGTGAAATGGGAGTTCCTGCTGCTTCTACAACCGATGCATCATCGGTAAAAGCTGCACGGTAAGGCAAACTATAAGCAGCCTTTAAAACAGAAGCTTTAAAGCATTGGGGTGTTTGAACAATCCTGTATTCATCCCTATTTACGGCCTCGCTTGAATCTTTTGAAACTTTTCTGAGTGAATCAATTAATTCCACAACTGGAACAGCAGCATCTTTTTTTGCTGCTGCTTCAAAACAATTTT from Bacteroidota bacterium includes these protein-coding regions:
- a CDS encoding ComF family protein, which translates into the protein MLRDFISLIYPDCCLSCGQTLLKQEHHICTVCRYKLPKTGFHFEKENILSQVFWGRIDLHSVAAYYYFQKGGGVQHLLHAIKYLGATQAAKEVGKMYGAELKASPYFKSVNIVIPIPLHPTKKKKRGFNQSDFIAEGIAEGLNSNWSPDILTRDIAGESQTKKSRFNRWKNVEAAFNLKDINAIAGKHVLIVDDVITTGATIESSAKCMACFPDTKISVAAIAYAQN